A portion of the Trachemys scripta elegans isolate TJP31775 chromosome 9, CAS_Tse_1.0, whole genome shotgun sequence genome contains these proteins:
- the MYNN gene encoding myoneurin, which produces MQYSHHCEHLLERLNKQRETGFLCDCTVVIGEFQFKAHRNVLASFSEYFGAFYRDASDSNVILDQTQVKADGFQKLLEFIYTGNLNLDSWNVKEIHQAADYLKVEEVVTKCKIKMEDFAFIANPSSTEISSITGNIELNQQTCLLTLRDYNNREKSDAPSADSVQPQAKKVGLEKKSTQTRKRKKTFNSQKNMKNKPVQYQNDIIENSSVDMFLDANKLATQITEQAAQGSDNSELQLASVVESETFAAQDVLVQTITVKQKRGKPQQNCALKEHSMSNIASEKNSYQLESSGEELDQKYSKAKPVCNTCGKIFSEASSLRRHMRIHKGVKPYVCQLCGKAFTQCNQLKTHVRTHTGEKPYKCELCDKGFAQKCQLVFHSRMHHGEEKPYKCDVCNLQFATSSNLKIHARKHSGEKPYVCDRCGQRFAQASTLTYHVRRHTGEKPYVCDTCGKAFAVSSSLITHSRKHTGEKPYICGICGKSFISSGELNKHFRSHTGERPFICELCGNSYTDIKNLKKHKTKVHTGSETTLDSNTVDNSYNEEESIQNQKSPLSESADVKPSEMSLPLSLPIGTEDHQMLLPLTGNQSPSSDTLLRSAVTGYSEPQFIFLQQLY; this is translated from the exons ATGCAGTATTCCCATCACTGTGAGCACCTTCTAGAGAGGCTGAACAAGCAGCGAGAGACAGGCTTCCTTTGTGACTGCACGGTAGTTATTGGTGAATTCCAGTTCAAAGCTCACAGAAATGTGCTTGCCTCCTTCAGCGAGTACTTTGGTGCATTTTACAGGGATGCCTCTGACAGTAATGTGATTTTGGATCAGACTCAAGTGAAGGCTGATGGATTTCAGAAACTCCTGGAGTTTATATACACAGGAAACTTAAACCTTgacag TTGGAATGTTAAAGAAATTCACCAGGCTGCTGACTATCTCAAAGTGGAGGAGGTGGTCactaaatgtaaaataaagatGGAAGACTTTGCTTTTATTGCTAATCCCTCCTCTACAGAGATTTCTAGTATTACAGGAAACATTGAACTGAACCAACAGACTTGCCTCCTCACTCTTCGAGATTACAATAATCGAGAGAAATCAGATGCCCCTTCTGCAGACTCAGTTCAGCCACAAGCAAAAAAAGTGGGTTTAGAAAAGAAATCTACTCAGACCAGAAAGCGAAAAAAGACTTTTAACTCTCAGAAAAACATGAAGAATAAACCAGTGCAATATCAGAATGACATAATTGAGAACTCATCAGTTGATATGTTTTTAGATGCAAATAAACTTGCCACACAGATAACGGAACAAGCTGCCCAAGGCAGCGATAACTCAGAGCTACAGCTAGCGTCTGTGGTGGAAAGTGAAACTTTTGCAGCACAAGATGTTTTGGTTCAGACTATTACAGTGAAACAAAAACGGGGGAAGCCACAGCAGAACTGTGCATTGAAAGAACATAGTATGTCTAATATAGCTAGTGAAAAGAACTCTTACCAACTGGAGAGCTCTGGAGAAGAACTCGATCAGAAATACTCCAAGGCCAAACCAGTGTGCAACACTTgtgggaaaatattttcagaagccAGTAGTCTACGACGACACATGAGAATACACAAAGGAGTAAAGCCTTATGTATGTCAACTCTGTGGTAAAGCATTTACACAGTGTAATCAGCTGAAAACACATGTCAGAACGCACACAG GGGAGAAGCCATACAAATGTGAATTGTGCGACAAAGGCTTTGCCCAGAAATGCCAGCTAGTTTTCCACAGTCGCATGCATCATGGAGAAGAGAAACCATATAAATGCGATGTATGCAATCTGCAGTTTGCAACTTCAAGCAATCTGAAGATCCATGCTAG GAAGCACAGTGGTGAGAAGCCCTACGTGTGTGATAGGTGTGGGCAGAGGTTTGCTCAGGCCAGCACGCTGACGTACCATGTTCGTCGCCATACGGGAGAGAAGCCGTATGTGTGTGACACCTGTGGGAAAGCATTTGCAGTGTCCAGTTCTCTGATCACTCATTCTCGAAAACATACAG GAGAGAAACCATATATATGTGGCATTTGTGGCAAAAGTTTTATTTCCTCAGGAGAGCTCAATAAACATTTTCGGTCTCATACAG GTGAAAGACCATTTATCTGTGAACTGTGTGGAAATTCTTACACAgatataaaaaatttaaaaaagcacaaaacaaaagtTCACACAG gatCTGAAACCACCCTTGATTCTAACACAGTTGATAATTCCTACAATGAGGAAGAATCCATTCAGAATCAGAAAAGCCCTTTGTCAGAATCTGCAGATGTGAAGCCTTCTGAGATGTCTTTACCACTTTCTCTTCCCATTGGGACGGAAGACCATCAGATGCTGCTGCCTCTAACTGGTAATCAGTCTCCTTCCTCAGACACATTGCTGAGGTCTGCTGTGACTGGATATTCAGAACCTCAGTTTATTTTCCTGCAGCAGTTGTACTGA